Proteins from one Streptococcus mitis B6 genomic window:
- the rpsK gene encoding 30S ribosomal protein S11, translated as MAKPTRKRRVKKNIESGIAHIHATFNNTIVMITDVHGNAIAWSSAGALGFKGSRKSTPFAAQMASEAAAKSAQEHGLKSVEVTVKGPGSGRESAIRALAAAGLEVTAIRDVTPVPHNGARPPKRRRV; from the coding sequence TTGGCTAAACCAACACGTAAACGTCGTGTGAAAAAGAATATCGAATCTGGTATTGCTCATATTCACGCTACATTTAATAACACTATTGTTATGATTACTGATGTGCATGGTAATGCAATTGCTTGGTCATCAGCTGGTGCTCTTGGTTTCAAAGGTTCTCGTAAATCTACACCATTCGCTGCTCAAATGGCTTCTGAAGCTGCTGCTAAATCTGCACAAGAACACGGTCTTAAATCAGTTGAAGTTACTGTAAAAGGTCCAGGTTCTGGTCGTGAGTCAGCTATTCGTGCGCTTGCTGCCGCTGGTCTTGAAGTAACAGCAATTCGTGATGTGACTCCAGTGCCACACAATGGTGCTCGTCCTCCAAAACGTCGCCGTGTATAA